One Euwallacea fornicatus isolate EFF26 chromosome 14, ASM4011564v1, whole genome shotgun sequence genomic region harbors:
- the Cep290 gene encoding centrosomal protein of 290 kDa, which yields MSDSMSAVEYENMEQKYFETRSKLKKTQQYNERYNIQIQKLNRKLKRLETENKRLETQVAQLETEAHDPSESDSSSQTHLQQEHTNMMDLVHTKNLQITDFLRDIEDLENENIILKDKLTEAKEQLSTATKEITFMTVTLKEEQERLEKENDVVQKLTIECEYLKKESEGFQKENSEMKEKMLDLFNKLKDKELELKNALGEKDKEIEKLKAALQYQSEQSSLISTTRNIFQSEKDSHTAQEKKLKAVLSETESQLANLKSEMHQCTVDLKESAQVIKKLKGERDSLGSKVETIQEKERDLVQQVRKSQERCQAMQREVEFANKLTKMFEADLSSIKNQMKSSGQLETVINIEEIQSLKIEKLLHEKQIVSLVKDINKLQEMFNLLEIENKSMRSELGLSPQDLIDIDPRILTESKKQIKLIEKLKLENSNLQEERVKLKMEIKSFKKQIALVNLEYEDTKTNDALTKNNSMEVDRSADMKALSEENEALRKGLHEILNSIQVRNETSPRELKSDVLERLLKALDVKHISGWYHPAMRMQAEIHNLEGVNSELREQLHEARSELDKLKLNSSISKDLRVPEESSKEDLSPDIFHPEISFEGILDNNLCLEYIKTGILKIFVYLVEGDLNVASALENLFNYLKKHIDLLHVKCNTDKEEVLEKLRVAEKAVTEFESPVLDANVTTEDLKQEITLERKKSNYLLRQNSNFQDDLAKVMVTFDTALKKDSVLVENLLRKILHLNIQLNLKNNQDVSRMDSNNFRELQNSLNDYIRKYRQMLTEMELQQSRHDSEQEILKLKEGDLINEINELKDKLKKSLNKSIQELYRCDINILPLSEKVAKLEIDALSQKNRADHTNNLYELVKEQLKKSEEKFIEFSKYGDGLLQKNMVLQERISQLEDQVTVCVPPELYKELGEKTNCLIKENKELLKENAIMQQKILEHGELSFQATRWNKEKEQELLGLKHEIIDLTATFDDKAVIDSLYCDLTKSRSEVRDYQMKLEFLRKEVSNWEGRYAKLCSEIDGHRNHFDIQRKVFIEKIRTLQDVVLKQRIQYHGCAPLTLQERLVEKLQLIRKKNFNAQENRSQAEGNAGEQQIEYLKSKLSAQDKDIEKLEKELFSAYQLMDFYKVDRVEVTPDKKKIPILVKELVVQESLEPAIINHVTELKNESKMVILRNVESQTLPYIEARQDSELNTVKTQLNNLQEQIAVKDNQICETIRLISEKEKTLAETKAQLKWAEEQIASLEQTIKELHDRTKVLNVEPVVEGGGGAAGPRNNVSNEQIVTLQVSIKSAQDRLKQKDSEIIKYQTLLKEDRDKHSLAATNLQKELVVLRKALTTEQQNSKSLEQECSILRQKSAAIENYITQVRALENHLAELHTQLAQSKVQLQNAHQEASRWRQMAQDRLVAMQELGKSLNDQHNKELNSYKTDYEKLRELSEEEPVKKINYKVKIPGFIDPEVAKLCREKDQRIDELLTKLKQLESVETKVNNISPLKEKSNSGRELSILRGKYDAMLIKENNLKEEIKDLREQVSKRTNLSARTQKSDRSVKEQLQKRINSLEREVDTLNEKLIQEQLINEKHKLNAQEDFEKWKKQKYWQENCQKYKTKLHEREEELQKLQQTCVGYRMLIERLEREKNNLENRIKALKCDHKTLIPNQEILSLKADNERLSYQLAALQAKMDMRQQGSGSLSTAVMQDKLEAQERKIAVLELSSKGSVELRNELERLQTILAVSQKTNLCLEAENLELKLTVEKYSKETPRLEDQILHLESYIELLKNENEKQTATTKNTTQVAEMSEDKKGAQLERTVFVLKRVVEKLQVENKRLLRGKNPVPERSASADKLRRDYLRLKDQYTESLQKIKDLEAQLQIAKKLQRKQSGKEVVDHLRSQLEEVKGQLVYKSELLEKVKALLHTAVAREKQLLVELDELKSSNMERDYQIDIPSTIEEVSEVNSDA from the exons atGTCGGACAGTATGAGTGCCGTTGAATATGAAA atatggaacaaaaatattttgaaactagatCGAAGTTGAAAAAAACCCAGCAATATAATGAACGTTATaacattcaaattcaaaag CTCAATAGAAAACTGAAACGCcttgaaactgaaaataaaaggCTAGAAACTCAAGTTGCACAGCTAGAAACAGAGGCTCATGATCCTAGCGAGTCTGATAGTTCTAGTCAGACCCATTTACAGCAAGAACATACTAATATGATGGATTTAGTTCATACAAAAAATCTGCAAATCACAGATTTTTTAAGAGATATTGAA GATTTGGAGaacgaaaatataattttaaaggaCAAACTTACTGAAGCCAAAGAGCAGCTTTCCACAGCAACTAAGGAAATCACATTTATGACTGTAACTTTGAAGGAGGAACAGGAACGGTTAGAGAAGGAAAATG ATGTagtacaaaaattaacaattgaaTGTGAATATCTGAAGAAGGAGTCGGAAGGattccaaaaagaaaattctgaaatgaaagaaaaaatgttagatttatttaataaactgaAAGACAAGGAACTAGAATTGAAA AATGCTCTTGGTGAAAAGGATaaagaaattgagaaattaaaagcAGCTCTACAATATCAATCAGAACAATCCTCTTTAATAAGCacaacaagaaatatttttcaatcagAAAAAGATAGTCACACTGCTCAAG agaaaaaactaaaagccGTTTTATCAGAAACTGAATCTCAGTTGGCCAATTTaaaatcagaaatgcatcAATGCACGGTTGATTTAAAAGAAAGTGCTCAGGTCATTAAGAAATTGAAAGGTGAAAGAGATTCACTAGGCAGTAAAGTCGAAACAATACAGGAGAAAGAAAGAGATTTGGTACAACAGGTTAGGAAGTCTCAAGAAAGATGTCAGGCCATGCAGAGAGAAGTCGAATTTGCGAATAAGCTGACAAAAATGTTTGAGGCTGAT TTATCTTcgattaaaaatcaaatgaaaagtaGTGGCCAATTAGAAACTGTAATAAATATAGAGGAAATCCAATCCTTAAAAATTGAGAAGCTTTTACATGAAAAGCAGATTGTTAGTTTAGTTaaagatataaataaattgcagGAAATGTTTAACTTATTAgagattgaaaataaatctatgAG ATCAGAATTGGGTCTGTCTCCTCAGGATTTAATTGATATTGATCCCAGAATATTGACAGAgtctaaaaaacaaattaaattgattgagaaattaaaacttGAGAATAGCAACTTACAAGAAGAACGAGTGAAGTTAAAAATGgagattaaaagttttaagaaacag ATTGCACTTGTTAATTTAGAATACGAAGATACAAAGACGAATGACGCTTTAACAAAGAACAATTCAATGGAAGTTGATAGATCTGCGGATATGAAAGCATTATCTGAAGAAAACGAGGCTTTAAGGAAAGGGCTTCATGAGATTTTGAACAGTATTCAAGTTAGAAATG aaACATCTCCAAGGGAACTGAAATCTGATGTCTTAGAGAGGCTTTTAAAAGCACTTGATGTGAAGCATATTTCTGGTTGGTATCATCCAGCCATGAGAATGCAG GCTGAAATTCATAATTTGGAAGGTGTTAATTCAGAACTAAGAGAACAATTACATGAGGCAAG AAGCGAGTTGGATAAGTTGAAATTGAACTCTTCGATCTCTAAAGACCTACGGGTACCTGAAGAGAGTTCAAAGGAAGATCTTAGTCCTGATATTTTTCATCCAGAGATATCTTTTGAAGGCATTttagataataatttatgCCTTGAATATATAAAGACTggtattctgaaaatatttgtt TATTTGGTAGAGGGGGATTTAAACGTAGCTTCAGCGCTAGAAAATCTgttcaattatttgaaaaaacacataGATTTATTGCATGTAAAGTGTAATACAGATAAAGAGGAAGTTTTAGAAAAGTTAAGAGTTGCTGAAAAAGCAGTTACGGAATTTGAATCCCCAGTATTAGATGCAAACGTCACAACTGAAGATTTAAAGCAAGAAATTACTTTAGAGAGGAAAAAAAGCAACTATCTATTAAGACAAAATTCCAACTTTCAAGACGATTTGGCGAAGGTGATGGTAACGTTTGATACTGCGTTGAAAAAGGATTCAGTACTTGTGGAAAATTTGctaagaaaaattttgcatttaaatatacaattaaacttaaaaaataatcaagatGTTAGTCGGATGGATAGTAATAATTTCAGAGAGTtgcaaaattcattaaacgaCTACATCAGAAAGTACAGACAAATGCTTACAGAAATGGAACTACAGCAAAGTAGACACGACTCTGAGCAAGAGATACTCAAATTGAAGGAAGGTGATTTGATTAACGAAATTAATGAGTTAAAAG atAAACTGAAGAAGTCACTCAACAAATCAATTCAAGAACTTTATAGGTGTGATATAAATATTCTGCCTCTTTCagaaaaagtggcaaaatTGGAG attgACGCTTTGTCCCAGAAAAATCGGGCAGATCACACTAATAACTTGTACGAATTGGTAAAAGAACAGCTTAAAAAATCTGAAGAAAAGTTTATCGAATTCTCAAAATATGGGGATGGATTGTTACAGAAAAACATGGTACTTCAAGAAAGAATTTCTCAGCTTGAAGATCAAGTAACTGTGTGTGTGCCTCCAGAGCTTTATAAG GAATTAGGTGAAAAGACTAATtgcttaataaaggaaaataaggAACTTCTAAAGGAAAACGCAATTATGCAACAAAAGATCCTTGAACATGGTGAACTCTCATTTCAAGCAACAAGATggaataaagaaaaagaacaaGAATTGTTAg gtttaaaacatgaaattatcGACTTAACCGCCACCTTCGACGATAAGGCTGTGATTGATTCTCTCTACTGCGACTTAACCAAGTCACGTTCCGAAGTAAGAGACTATCAGATGAAACTCGAATTTCTCCGCAAGGAGGTTTCGAATTGGGAGGGAAGATATGCGAAATTATGTTCAGAAATTGATGGCCATCGAAATCATTTCGACATTCAGAGGAaagttttcattgaaaaaattag AACGTTACAAGATGTTGTGTTAAAGCAGAGAATCCAGTATCACGGATGTGCCCCTTTGACACTTCAAGAGCGTCTCGTTGAAAAATTGCAGttaattcgtaaaaaaaattttaatgctcaGGAAAATCGAAGTCAGGCCGAGGGTAATGCTGGTGAGCAGCAGATAGAGTACCTAAAGTCAAAACTCAGTGCGCAAGACAAAGATATTGAAAAGCTAGAAAAAGAACTATTTTCTGCCTATCAATTGATGGATTTTTATAAAGTTGACAGAGTCGAAGTTACACCTGATAAGAAAAAGATTCCCATATTAGTTAAAGAATTAGTAGTTCAGGAATCATTGGAACCTGCCATAATAAACCACGTCAcggaattgaaaaatgaatcTAAAATGGTGATTCTACGGAACGTTGAGAGTCAGACGTTACCTTACATTGAAGCACGTCAAGATAGTGAACTAAATACAGTTAAGACACAGTTAAATAACTTGCAGGAACAAATTGCTGTCAAAGATAATCAAATTTGCGAGACAATAAG actTATTTCtgagaaggaaaaaactttaGCTGAAACCAAAGCACAATTAAAATGGGCAGAGGAGCAAATTGCTTCTTTGGAACAGACCATAAAGGAACTCCATGATAGAACTAAGGTGTTAAATGTTGAGCCGGTTGTTGAAGGCGGTGGAGGTGCTGCCGGGCCTAGAAATAATGTCTCAAACGAACAAATCGTTACTCTTCAG GTTTCTATCAAAAGTGCCCAGGATCGATTAAAGCAAAAAGAttccgaaattattaagtatcAGACCTTGTTGAAAGAAGACCGAGATAAACACAGTTTGGCAGCTACTAATTTACAGAAAGAGTTGGTAGTTTTACGGAAGGCTCTTACTACTGAACAACAAAACTCTAAAAG TTTGGAGCAAGAATGTTCAATTTTGAGACAAAAATCGGCTGCAATTGAAAATTACATAACTCAAGTGCGAGCTTTGGAGAACCACTTGGCGGAATTACACACTCAGTTAGCCCAATCAAAGGTACAGCTCCAAAACGCTCACCAGGAAGCTTCAAGGTGGCGACAGATGGCTCAAGATAGATTAGTCGCGATGCAGGAATTGGGGAAAAG TTTAAACGATCAACATAACAAAGAATTGAACAGTTATAAAACGGATTATGAGAAATTGAGAGAGTTGTCTGAGGAAGAACCAGTCAAGAAGATTAATTATAAGGTTAAAATTCCCGGTTTCATAGATCCAGAAGTTGCAAAATTGTGCAGGGAAAAGGATCAGAGAATTGATGAACTActtacaaaattaaagcaG TTGGAAAGTGTAGAAACTAAAGTTAACAATATATCTCCATTAAAAGAGAAATCGAATAGTGGTCGGGAGCTTAGCATATTACGAGGCAAATATGACGCTATGTTAATCAAGGAGAACAatttaaaagaagaaattaaagatTTACGAGAACAAGTTTCTAAGAg AACCAATTTATCAGCCAGAACTCAGAAGTCTGATAGATCAGTAAAAGAACAGCTCCAGAAAAGAATCAACTCACTAGAACGAGAAGTCGATactttaaacgaaaaattgataCAGGAGCAATTGATTAACGAGAAACATAAATTGAATGCCCAggaggattttgaaaaatggaaaaagcaaaaatactGGCAagaaaattgccaaaaatataaaactaagCTTCACGAGCGGGAAGAGGAGTTACAAAAACTGCAGCAAACATGCGTCGGATATCg CATGCTAATTGAAAGGTTAGAAAgggagaaaaataatttagaaaatcgGATTAAAGCTTTGAAATGTGACCATAAAACCTTAATACCAAATCAAGAAATTCTTTCCTTAAAAGCTGATAACGAGAGACTTTCGTATCAATTGGCAGCTCTGCAAGCAAAAATGGATATGCGACAGCAGGGCTCCGGATCGTTGAGCACTGCTGTAATGCAAGATAAGTTGGAAGCTCAGGAACGAAAGATTGCAGTGTTGGAGCTTAGCTCAAAG GGCAGTGTGGAATTGCGTAATGAATTGGAACGTTTACAAACTATCTTAGCTGTTTCGCAGAAGACCAATTTGTGTCTGGAAGCTGAGAATTTAGAACTAAAGTTGACTGTAGAGAAATATTCGAAGGAAACTCCACGGTTAGAGGATCAGATATTACATTTAGAAAG ttacatcgaattacttaaaaacgaaaatgagaaacaaaCTGCCACCACTAAGAATACCACACAAGTAGCTGAAATGTCAGAAGACAAGAAGGGTGCACAGCTAGAACGAACAGTATTTGTTCTTAAACGCGTTGTGGAAAAActtcaagttgaaaataaaagactATTGAGAGGCAAAAATCCCGTTCCTGAACGATCT gccTCGGCAGATAAGCTGCGTCGTGATTATCTACGCTTGAAAGATCAATACACGGAAAGCTTGCAGAAGATCAAAGACTTGGAAGCGCAGCTTCAAATTGCAAAGAAGCTACAACGGAAGCAGTCTGGTAAGGAAGTGGTGGATCACCTTCGTTCCCAGTTAGAAGAAGTTAAAGGGCAGCTTGTCTATAAGAGTGAACTCTTAGAAAAAGTTAAGGCTTTACTGCATACGGCTGTAGCTAGAGAAAAACAACTTTTAGTTGAG TTGGACGAGCTAAAAAGCTCAAATATGGAAAGAGATTACCAAATTGATATTCCCAGTACAATTGAGGAAGTTTCTGAGGTTAATAGTGACGCTTAG
- the LOC136343452 gene encoding cytochrome P450 6a2-like, which translates to MILILLGIVCMLAYAYFKNAYRYWTTLGVPQLNPNFPFGDFKDVIFRKQNMGDKIKDVYDQERLKGHNFVGLYFFSRKAFLPLEPLLIKNILGRDFQHFYDRGIYYDEENDPLSAHLFSISGPKWKNLRAKLTPAYSPVKLKGMFDTILNCGKQMSDVIGEISDAEGEVEIKEIMARYSTDVIGCCAFGLDCNTMRDPEADFRKMGCRAFTQTIGDVIKMIIIRSFPSIAKLLRIGVFSSDVTQFFRRVVSETIAYRESNNIQRSDLMQLIIELKRNGKIAEGDEKIKTSFQPGLALTVDEAAAQAFIFFLAGFETTSTTTSLALFEIASNPLIQQNVRNEVLHTVAKYDNQITYDGLMEMKYLDTVINETLRKYPPAPVFLRKCTKRYPIPNTQAFIEEGQSVLIPCLGLHRDPKYFPNPELFDPDRFSEENQRKLTEGTYIPFGSGPRNCIGMRFAMIQSKIALSLFLLNYECRLSKRTKLPLKMETKGIILTPIGGLWIEFKRRGDK; encoded by the exons atgattttgatACTACTTGGGATCGTGTGTATGTTGGCATATGCCTACTTCAAGAATGCATATAGATACTGGACAACTTTAGGAGTTCCTCAGCTCAATCCCAACTTTCCGTttggagattttaaagatgtaattttcag aaaacagAACATGGgtgataaaataaaagatgTATACGACCAAGAAAGACTCAAAGGACATAATTTTGTGGGTTTATACTTCTTTAGCAGAAAAGCATTTTTGCCATTGGAACCTCTACTTATAAAGAACATATTGGGCAGGGACTTTCAGCACTTTTATGACCGAG GAATCTATTACGACGAGGAAAATGACCCTCTAAGTGCCCATCTGTTTTCCATATCTGGcccgaaatggaaaaatttaagggCCAAACTGACACCGGCCTATTCGCCCGTTAAACTAAAGGGCATGTTCGATACCATCTTAAATTGCGGGAAACAAATGTCCGACGTCATTGGGGAAATATCAGATGCAGAAGGAGAAGTCGAAATAAAG GAAATTATGGCGAGATACAGTACTGACGTAATTGGCTGTTGCGCCTTTGGATTAGACTGCAACACTATGCGCGATCCTGAAgccgattttcgaaaaatgggATGTAGGGCTTTTACACAAACTATCGGAGACGTTATAAAAATG atCATAATAAGAAGCTTCCCCTCAATTGCAAAATTGCTTAGAATTGGTGTCTTTTCAAGCGACGTAACACAATTCTTCAGACGAGTAGTCAGTGAGACAATAGCTTATAGAGAAAGCAATAATATTCAGAGATCAGACTTGATGCAACTTATAATCGAGCTCAAACGTAATGGTAAGATTGCAGAAGGAGACGAAAAAATTAAG ACTAGTTTCCAACCTGGACTTGCCCTCACAGTTGACGAAGCTGCAGCACAagctttcatatttttcttagcGGGGTTTGAAACAACATCAACAACTACCAGCCTTGCCTTGTTTGAAATCGCTTCTAATCCCTTGATACAACAAAATGTACGCAATGAAGTGCTCCATACAGTGGCTAAATACGACAACCAAATCACTTATGATGGCCTAATGGAGATGAAATATCTTGACACCGTAATAAACG aaactcTAAGGAAATACCCTCCAGCTCCggtatttttgagaaaatgtaCAAAACGCTACCCAATTCCTAATACCCAAGCATTCATAGAAGAAGGCCAGTCTGTTTTAATTCCTTGCTTGGGTTTGCACCGAGACCCTAAATATTTTCCCAATCCAGAATTATTCGATCCCGACCGATTCAGTGAGGAAAATCAAAGGAAACTAACAGAGGGAACGTACATTCCATTTGGATCCGGTCCGCGCAATTGCATAG GAATGCGGTTTGCAATGATACAATCAAAGATTGCTTTGTCCCTTTTCTTGCTTAATTACGAATGTCGACTGAGCAAACGAACGAAGCTTCCACTTAAAATGGAAACGAAAGGGATAATTTTGACACCCATAGGGGGATTGTGGATAGAATTCAAGCGAAGGGGGGACAAATGA